The nucleotide sequence TGCGTCTGAAAATACCCCAACTGAGACCACACAAAATTCATATTtctcagatttttaaaaataagaatcaAAATTACCCACACGGGTAAGAATTATTGGATTAAaaagttctataaaaatataagccattacattttattataaactCTTAAAAACAGTATAAATGATAAACGCGGTTTCATGcgagtttttgacgtgataacgtcttataattcgatttaacaggctgcacgcacgaaaaaatgtgtcgttaccttgctcattagtgttaccttgctcattagtgttaccttgctcatatgtcgttaccttgctcattgccgttaccttgctcatttgtcgttaccttgctcattgcattgcatgaactgcaagcgaaagcgcgtaACGAAcggcaaagcaaacaaagcaaacgaacggcaacgttcgacatcttgctctctcctacttaagtgagcgtatatatgtatgtatatgcgcatatgtacatatataaattcacgtatttgtatttgtatatgccttcttattgattattattaatttgattcacttgaagaatttaaaataaaaccaagtttgttaataatacctgttgttttaatgttataattattaatttttttattatatatgaaggaaaaaatgtatggtattgtatttacaatataccttataagatatgttgtctatactaatattataaagaggaaaactttgtttgtttgtaatgaataggctcaaaactactggaccaattttaaaaactctttcaccattcgaaagctacatcatccacgagtaacatggattatattttattttggaaatagggctcgagatataggtcaaaacgtggacccgggtaaccttcggatgtgtatgtacaatatgggtatcaaatggaagctgttcgtgaatgctttagtccagagtatctttcatgccgctccgtgactagggtctcgagatagagaccaaaacgtggaccctagaatgtgtttgtacaatatggatatcaaattgaagctgttggtgaatgctttagtacagagtatttttcatgccgctccgtgactggggtctcgagatataggtcaaaacgtgaacccgggtaacctttggttgtgtatgtacaatatgggtatcaaatgaaagctgttgataagtgctttaatacggggtaattttcatacctattgatgactagggtctggaaatatatgccaaaacgtggacccgccgtgtctttgcaccgaattaaaccaaacttacacacattgttaaggaggtattgaagatggtttccgtatagtttggatacctattggtagatagggttcgagatataggttaaaacgtggacccgggtaaccttcggatgtgtatgtacaatatgggtatcaaatggaagctgttggtgaatgctttagttcagagtatttccatccgctccgtgactagggtctcgagatagagaccaaaacgtgaaccctagaatgtgtttgtacaatatggatatcaaatgaaagctgttgataagtgctttaatacggggtaattttcatacctattgatgactagggtctcgaaatatatgccaaaacgtggacccgccgtgtctttgaaccgaattaaaccaaacttacacacattgttaagtaggtattgaaaatgatttccgtatagtttgaatacctattggtagatagggtctcgagatataggtcaaaacgtggacccgggtaaccttcggacgtgtatgtacaatatgggtatcaaatgaaagctgttggtgaatgctttatgatatgttatgttatgttatgttatgttgtgttatgttatgttatgttatgttatgttatgttatgttatgttatgttatgttatgttatgttatgttatgttatgttatgttatgttatgttatgttatgttatgttatgttatgttatgttatgttatgttatgttatgttatgttatgttatgttatgttatgttatgttatgttatgttatgttatgttatgttatgttatgttatgttatgttatgttatgttatgttatgttatgttatgtaatgttattatgttatgttatgttatgttatgttatgttatgttatgttatgttatgttaaagtatattatgttatgttaatgttaactcattctctacttctttttttcgaataacttAGATAGACATGAAACCAAATTAGGAAACCTTCAGTAcaatgtaaaataaattgtgACGCTTCGAGACAAAATGCCCAATGATCCAATTATACCACattcttgcattttttttactagTGTTATAAAAACCaacatcaaattaaaaaaaaccttttttcccCTTTGCTTAGATTTAAAGTACACATCTTCTTAAATACATTCTACAAATCGACACGTAGAATTTGTGTGATTGGctactaaaaacatttttaaattatgccTGGTAAATTTTtggcgtgataacgtcttataattcgatttaacaggctgcacgcacgaaaaaatgtgtcgttaccttgctcattagtgttaccttgctcattagtgttaccttgctcatatgtcgttaccttgctcattgccgttaccttgctcatttgtcgttaccttgctcattgcattgaatgaactgcaagcgaaagcgcggaacgaacgacaaagcaaacaaagcaaacgaacggcaacgttcgacatcttgctctctcctacttaagtgagcgtatatatgtatgtatatgcgcatatgtacatatataaattcacgtatttgtatttgtatatgccttcttattgattattattaatttgattcacttgaagaatttaaaataaaaccaagtttgttaataatacctgttgttttaatgttattattattaatttttattatatatgaaggaaaaaatgtatggtaatatttaccacataccttataagatatgttgtatactacaataatatatgtatataaacatgcatatacatatacaattttgcgcaattttcaaaaagaacaaatctatatgtaaagatgcatacaaatcatatggacatatcaaatatacgaatctattccgtacgcaagcaaatgtaagctaatgtgcttgaactgcaagcgagagcgcggaacgaacgacaaagagcacaatcggcccccgcgttcggcaacgttcgacatctggctctgtcctacttgagtgagcatatatatgtatgtatatgtatgtatatgcgcatatgtaggtatataaattcacatatttgtatttgcatatgccttcttcctgtgtgcatggtaatgaaccaattctctgttgagaataaacgatgataggaaaaataggaaatgaaagggagtgtttcaagtgtaatgtgtcttgagaaagtcaaatcgatgatgatgcctctaagtgttgttgacttattaacgtctgatgcacaatcgaaattgaaggtatctttcatgaatttgataaatgtttcgtcatttttcacgtttgtttaaatgtaacttgacctattccattgcaattccatttacctcctcctctatatccatacaaaatatctatcaaacaaataaaattaaaatttcgttttgaaaattgcaaccattccatcaatattttcttatgacgttgtcacgttaaactatcgtcagtaaaccgactttacagacaacctctttttttttaacaaacttttttggcGTTTAAGATGCTCATATTTTTTGCAATAGAGAGGAAGAGCTCAGCCAAATTCATAAAGATTATAGACTGCACCACTTCATTTGtcattgatttaatttaatgcatGAATGCCATCATCATGATAAAGTGCAGGGAATACATAGAAGATTCATTGCATAACCCAAGTTTGGGCACAATAAATACCGCTTATACTctaaaaaattggtaaaatggcttgaaaagtgggaaatttccttttctttctGCCCGTAACAGCCGAACTTTTCTTcgcaagtaaaatttttttcaaaccgaAAAGAGCATATCAGTTGTTTTTTGATTACATGCAGTTGCGAAacagaatttaataaaaaacaactaagaatttcaaataaaataaagactGTCTAagtctaataaataaaaataaactaaatacatGTGTTTTTTGCATGTTCGTACTTCTGGACATTCTATTATCTTTAAGTGAAAACAACCTAATACGATGCTTTCTACTTAAAAATTACGTATACGCATTGGGGACCTCGAAGTGTCGCAATATAGTTTAGcgcattttatttctttgtgcttggcattcgtttgaatcgagaaagtcgagtgattttgcTCTagcatcacgacaacgcaccagctcacgcctcagtagTTGTGGtcgtaaaattaatgaaaatatgatTCCATTTCGCTTCAGATCCACATTATTTTTCATACTTGGCTCCTTTGAGTCCCTcgaactactatttgttccccaaaaCAGATGATTGCAGAAActaatggctatttttcagacttggacaaatcctattctttgcaagggatcaacaaactagagcaGCGTTGGACGCAGTGTGTAAGCCAAAGAAGAGAGTATGTCGCAAAATAAAAACGGTGTACCCCACACAAttatgtagtttttatttttccacgggcttttcaaacgacccgCGCATATTGAAAATTACACCTGTAATTTTCTTAACTTTGAAAGGATATTTTCGAGCCTATTTGGTTAGGTATATAGTGTAATCGATATTTCGGAAGCCTCAAACGATGAATGCTTCATGAGTACAATATCGATACTTTCTGTTTGATATCGTGCATCTAATGACCTCTCCTCAATACACAATTCGTCTGAAGCGTATCAATACTTCCACGTAGAAAAATGCGAAGAATAATACCACTGTAGGCGCTATACCGCTgataactttattttctttgtttatattGTCTCTCAAGCGATGTATCgattttgtttgaataaaatatagcaGTCTATTTATGATTCCTCCAATATCCAACACTAACATTTGGCCATTTTCAATggattacaattaatttttcgaattgTGAGTAGTTTTGGATCTATTCtcccaaatttttatatattgtataaattttttgtattttgtatttacttttccGAATTAATGCATTGTTTTGCATTGgttctattttcttttttatttttccgttGCAATCGGGCAACAGCAGTCATGGAGTCAATTCTCGTGCAACAAGAATGGGCGCGTTGTTTcaaactgaaataaataaagataaaaacatgtttgaaaaaataaataaataaataaattacgaccactgtttataaaaaaaaatgttattttataaacGATCAAATACacgattaaataaaaatatattctcgaaactcttcagaaaatattttaatgcagaCTATTTGTAATAAGGGTTCAGGTTTGATACCAGATCAGGTTCGCCCATTGTACAGAAATACAAGCGAaaacacttcttcttctttctattttttgacaggtacCTAGATTTGAGTTTGACAATCATCTAAATGTGTAATAGGGTGAGAGCTTGGTATTTTTGCTTCAACGTATTGGCGGGGTTGCTATTGCAAAGTACAATTTTTATGGtaacataaaatacaatacaatatcgaaaaaaattaaagtaatatctctaattttgaaaatttacaatacaaataatttaattctatatatttcttagctataataatgcttttttattgagaaataccTGAATTTGTTCGacattttttagattttgtatgaaatttaatcattttttatgcaaccaTGTTACACGAAAGAGCGTTTTGGAATCAGGTGATCTCAGCTGCAGTCATTTTTTGACAATCAGCTGAGGGTGTTTTTACTTATGCATCTGTACAATGCACACCTAACCGCAAAATTGCATACAGTTGTACGACGGCTAACGAAAAATTGGATAGTTTTCCGGGACGAAGCACGCAACGTATCCAGAAACTGTAGTCTCTCGTAATATTCTTTTCGTTCATGAACGTGGCTGCCATAAATGCACGCATTGTTCTGTTATGTACTCCAAATCCACCCTTAAAGTACAAACAATGTTCATTTTTTTGCGTAAAAAATCGGAAATTAAACAGTTGCCGATAGACTGtcaaaaattctgtaaaaagttAACTGGTCAAGAGTATAACGAGGAAAGAGAAGCACCACCAGCTAAGAGACTCAAACAAAAGCGCTATCGAGTATGGAGTGGCTATAAAAgagttagaaaaataaaaacaacaagctCTAAATGTGAAATACATATTTGCAAAAGCCATACCCCTCGAAAATCTGCAATATGCAGATGACGCTCTTTTACTCTCGCATGCGCATCAACAtatgcaaatgaaattaaacttaCCTCAACAAGAGTCCGCAAAAGCTGTACTCAAAATTAGCATTAAAAAAACGGAATCTATGTGTATCAAAACTAACAACGCTGCGTTATGCAATTGGAGAAGAAACCATTCCTGACGTTGACAGTTTTTACTATTTGGGAAGTACAATCTCCACAGACGGTGGCGCAAAAGGTGTCATTTACAACCGAGTTAATAAATCCCTAAACGCACTTTCTAGACTTCGAAATATAGTACATATAGCACGAAACACGAAACTTGGCTTGTGACATCGGCTACAAACGTAAAGCTGCAGGCGTTTATAAACAGGTGTCTGCGTCatactaaagggtgatcaatttagagctaTCGGattgtaaattgaaataaaacaacgagaattcaaattgattgggcaatctttattattttaaatacttaggcATTACAATTGACTCTAAACTAAACTGGAAGaaccatataataaaaaaaagaagcgaaattaaaaatcgttttcGACAACTGTACTGGCTGCTAGGACCTCAGTTAAAGCTCTCGCTGCAAAATAAAACCTTCATTTACAAAACGACAATTGCACCAATTTGGAAGTATGGTATAGAAGTTTGGGGCACAGCTTCTAAATCCAATTTGACAACACTGCAACGAGCCCAGTCGAAGATACTTAGGACAGTAACAAATGGTATATGGTGACCAAACGCTGACATTCACCGAGATTTAaacaatacaatacaaattGCGAGCAGCAGGCACATTAGCAGACTTCTGATGTACACAAATCCGACGATGAGGAAGCTTACtgctgaagaaaaattcaataagaagaGACTAAAACGAAAAACCCCAACAGACCTCTACATGGTCCTGAAGTGCAATGGCCTTAAGTGATACGGAACTATccaaatatctttaaaacaaattaccTATTGTTAATATAGagaggtgtaatattttattggcggccgccgtaaccgaatgggttggtgcgcgactaccattcggaactcacagagagaacgtcggtttgaatctcggtgaaaacaccaaaattaaaaaaaacatttttctaatagcggttgcccctcggcaggcaatggaaaacctccgagtgtatttctgcctataataatatctgccgttcggagtcggcttgaaactgtaggtccttccatttgtggaacaacatcaagacgcacaccacaaatacgaggaggagctcggccaaacacccaaaaagggtgtacgcgccaattatatatatatataaactattttttggaagctttaaaaaaaaaaaacaatcagcaAATGAGTTGAAAGGAACTTTGGGGAAGTTGGCTATTTCATGACTCAGTTTCTCTCGGGTTACGGATATTTCCTGaaatacctataccgcatgggtaAGGCAAGCGGCCCCAGGTGCATATCAGATAATAATCCGACAGATGGCTCGTGGGAAGAGATGCTTTGAGGTGATCGGCAAGATGCTTGAACGCGAGGATAACTGTAATGCGTTTAAAAGTTACGTTGGAGGCGTATTGCGAAGGTATATGAGGGCCTCGACGTAGAACAACAAAGAGAAGCCTCACAGAGACagaagaagacgagcctatagcacgAAGCTGGCTACAAGCATGTTgcacccagacgtgggtgaatagaactggTCCATTTCATGGACGTCGTTCTGGACCCTCCCGTAGTAATGCATAAAGTAGTCCCTGGAAGGGAGTCCtcccagaagaggaggagggataATTTTAGGGGTCACAAcactcgacgcagtagacgGCTCTCACTGCAAGTACGAAAGCATTTTAAACCTCATCCAACCCaccaaaaaactaacaaaaaagtgGGTCGATAACACCCACGGTTTGTAATGAGTTTAGCATGATGTATGCCAGTAATGTAGGGTTAATGAACTACTTATTTCGATCCCTATGCAAAGATTTTAACACTCATTCCAGCACTTTTGATATATcgaactcattttataccgtcAATctgattattttgttttgttagtttctAACGTTTTAGATCTCTATACTTAACAAACTTCTGCCATTCTCAGTTCGACAACAAAGTAGAAATTAATTGTTTGCCACGTAGTCGTCGTCTCTCGCGTCGGTTGGGTGGGAGAAGGGCCTTTAACGAATGGATATTACAAATTAGTCTTTGATAATCAATATGATAGTTACCATCCGCAAAGGAACAAGTTCTAAACTATTGTATGCAGTTCGATTTGGTGCTGGGCGTAATACCgcgaaataaaaagttttgtataTATCAAAAGAGTATTATAGCGATAAGCTCCCATTTTATTGTAACGTATTTAGGTAATCATCTCCTTATAATTAAATTGTACTACAATTTTAACTAACTTTTTAGGTGGTAttcatatttatgtgtatgtatatatgtagataggtattgtattgtatttatagAACACTTGCATATTTCTGGTTAATATAAGCTTTGGTGTGATAATTATGCGTACGAATCGAGGCAGCCAGAGTTTGAACAAGATGCTGATCCCTTTTGCTTGAAGACGAATATGAGTTGAGGTCGCGTCCACTAAAATCGTAGGCAACACacaaaacgaaatgaaataaatttagtacaaaaaatttatataaacacaaatgaaagTATTCAATATTTTACCAAATCATGCAAGTGCAAAAACTACTACTGATTATCTATAAGTAAAAAGTGTTGTCTTTCAACTGTCTAGAGACTGTTTTCATGCGTCGCAATTTACCTAACATTGCTTGTTCTTAGCACACGTTCAGCCCAAGTTTGTGCTCTTGGTATTTCCCTTGAAACGCCAACTTGCTTCTTATCCAAGTAATCGATTACGTCATCATAGTAATTTGTTCTGTAGTTGTACATGTATTTATACTGCAAGAATTGTGGTCTAAAAGAAGAGcacaaaataaaatcgcatagtCGCAAATTGAAATTACATATAATTTGTTATGGCAAAAGTCCAGTTGCGTATGTATGTCTTACCTCACCCAGTGACGATATAACTGCACGGGCTTCCGATAGCCATCATCTTCTGGCGGCGGTGGTGGTGCCGCCTCTTCCCCTTCGGCAGCGCCTTCAGGTCCTTCTTCGCCACCAACTGGTGCACTCTCAGCGCCACCCGCGGCACTCACGCCGCCCGCGGCACTCACGCCACCCGCGGCAGGTGCAGCGCCGGCAGCAGCAGGCGCAGCGGCTGGCTCACTCTCACCCTCATCGAAACCCCATGGATCCTCCTCATCGGCCATTATACGAGTTTACTTAGAAGAGATGAAACAAAAGAGGAAAGAACtacatattttattgatttgatatgacacgattttaaatttttataactgcTCAAACTCCAAAGAccaatacaaaattattttgtatcaGGCATTTCATTGtttgatttcttttaaataataaattcatacGCTTTCATTAAAACTAGGAATGTaccaaaatatgtaaataatcaCTTAGATGCTACACAGGTACGAACGAATCTACATCGAGTTGTTATACAGGGTGAGCTAGATAAGACCACCCAATGTTGAACGCGACTAACTTCTGTATTTtctaatattataatttttttcttttttgataatTGAATTCTTGGCAATTTATAATGGATGCATGCAGCatgcaacatacatacatacaagcgttGAAATTATCGACTCACTATTGCTGAATCTGGAGAGAGGGGGTTGCAGATTATCTACCAATCACTgttaaaggcaaatatcctaaCATCCTAatggatattctgcgctctaacatggtCATGCTTAAGAGAGTAGGTTACTCGATATAAACCCCGTAAAACCtaaaataattctctttacaaagaaacatagACTTCTTATAACCTTCCCGCTAGTTTTTAAGGGTATGGAGATTCCTTTGAGGGAGAATGTAAAGTATTTAGGACTCATTAGAGGAAACATTATATACTTGCAAGAAAGCAGTCGGTATTAAAAGGAGCTAACACCTCGTGTTACACATTGACTCTATATTTCTGTAGTTACGCCAATCTTAATATATAGAAAACTTGGATGGTGGCCATCTGTTCAaaaggcgagttacgctaaaGTCATGAGCGAGAtgcaaaaattgaaagaaaatttcttaCAAGGGATGTGACCACTCATCCGCAGCAAAACAGAGCTAAGCATACGGCTATTAGCGCGGAAGAAATAATTTCACTGAAGACATAACTCGCTTCTATCGAGCGCTTTTGTAGAGGCATAGGAGCTATCAATTTCGATGACTATGATTGCATAGCTGAAAATGGAAAACtgagttgacatttctgttcagtaaggtttggcaagttattttgaatcttttaatgccagaacaacgcttttaaattgtgaaaattcacaaaaaaatcagcaaacagctcatagagcgaagtgatgaagaagacgccgaagtGTCAATTCATCGCATTTATGCTGATTGGGCTcaattagatttattattcagatttattgaaaagtaaaataaatgcaatctaccagattttaataaaaaaaatcattctaacagtatttctgttttgtattatcattttacatTCTCTAGCTCTTACAAAAACACCAgatgcaatacaaaaaaaattaatattgcagaaaaataattttattaattacttgaaagcaaataatttctgctttttgttgaattttttatttgtgtgtacatgttttattttaaaacgcaATCCTAatactttttgaattaaaaaataagtggcaacgctattcagaaaatacttttttaattcaaatgttcGCAGTCATAATTTGTGTGATGCCCACATCTTCATACTTAATTCATCTGTACTGTcatttattatttgctttaagATCCAGGTGGCAACTCTGTACGCagcttattttaaaaagtttgggTTATTCTTTTGAGCGCATTTTGTTTAAAACCCATAACTTAAATTCtacttaaattttgttataaatttctcaatataatttaataattttttttctttaaaattagttGGCAACACCCTTTAAAAACATTGTTGGAGTGATTTCTTTAAATTAGGAAGATTTCTTTAAATTAGGATCCATCAGTCTCCATACAAAAATCCGAATCCATTGGaattataaaattcatataatCAATCATAGACTAAACaaggttttttaaattaattgcagAAAAGTTGCTCGGAAAATAAATACTTGGACAGCAAAATGAGTTATTCAAGCACTATTCTTGTCATCCCTAACCGCACCCTCACATTCTCATTTTTATACGCAGCGCAGAATACTAGTGGCAAAGAACCTTATACTTTTGTTTGCATAACGGTTATTTGTAACAATCTAACGGCAGCACATGAGATCTAAACTTATGCATGCAGAGTTGCGAGTTTATCAAGAGTGGACGGAACAAAATTGCTTCcttcagagagtgcgtgacgtcacattgGTGCAGCTGCATGAGATAGATGTGAAAATGCGAACAGAATGTTAAAAGAAGTAGAAATTACATCAacaacacataaataaattgcacaagtgCGACGTCACACATACAGCGACTctatcaaattcgctgagagcgaAGTAGCGGTACCACGATCGACGCTATcttattattctctcca is from Anastrepha ludens isolate Willacy chromosome 4, idAnaLude1.1, whole genome shotgun sequence and encodes:
- the LOC128860987 gene encoding flightin, with amino-acid sequence MADEEDPWGFDEGESEPAAAPAAAGAAPAAGGVSAAGGVSAAGGAESAPVGGEEGPEGAAEGEEAAPPPPPEDDGYRKPVQLYRHWVRPQFLQYKYMYNYRTNYYDDVIDYLDKKQVGVSREIPRAQTWAERVLRTSNVSGRDLNSYSSSSKRDQHLVQTLAASIRTHNYHTKAYINQKYASVL